Proteins encoded in a region of the Altererythrobacter ishigakiensis genome:
- a CDS encoding DUF1491 family protein produces MAESAGGFAMVTAKGERDAGTILILTIYRGENAVLFEKMPQLDGSRPFIAAKQQNTEKPEEIFDYLERRKNQDPDIWILEVDIADGARFVASLPR; encoded by the coding sequence TTGGCAGAATCTGCCGGTGGTTTCGCAATGGTTACCGCAAAGGGCGAAAGAGACGCTGGAACGATCCTGATCTTAACTATCTATCGTGGTGAGAACGCCGTTCTTTTCGAAAAAATGCCACAATTGGACGGCTCGCGACCGTTTATTGCTGCAAAGCAGCAAAACACTGAAAAACCAGAAGAAATTTTTGATTATCTTGAGAGGCGCAAGAACCAGGACCCCGATATCTGGATTTTGGAGGTAGATATCGCTGATGGTGCACGGTTCGTCGCATCCCTGCCGCGTTAA
- the coaE gene encoding dephospho-CoA kinase (Dephospho-CoA kinase (CoaE) performs the final step in coenzyme A biosynthesis.): MTHPRIIGLTGSIGMGKSTVAEMFERHGVPVFDADAEVRKMQGPRGELIESIEAAFPGSTSDEGVRRDALGARVFGDPEALARLEAIVHPAVAAKRVEFLIEHGGAPMVVFDIPLLFEKGGHENVDTVLVVSAPAEVQRQRVLAREGMTPEKFAHILSLQTPDAEKREAADFVIDTGVSLRETEAAVAELIAKLGAA, from the coding sequence ATGACGCACCCACGCATTATCGGTCTCACCGGCTCGATTGGTATGGGCAAGTCTACCGTTGCCGAGATGTTTGAACGGCACGGCGTCCCTGTTTTTGATGCCGATGCAGAAGTTCGCAAGATGCAGGGTCCGCGTGGCGAATTGATCGAATCGATCGAAGCAGCGTTCCCTGGCTCAACCAGTGACGAAGGTGTCAGGCGAGATGCGCTTGGAGCCCGGGTTTTCGGTGATCCCGAAGCGCTCGCAAGATTGGAGGCCATCGTGCATCCGGCAGTTGCAGCCAAGCGCGTTGAATTCCTGATCGAGCACGGCGGCGCACCAATGGTTGTTTTCGATATACCGTTGTTGTTCGAAAAGGGCGGCCACGAGAACGTTGACACAGTCTTAGTCGTATCTGCGCCAGCGGAGGTACAGCGCCAGCGGGTTCTGGCCCGCGAAGGCATGACGCCGGAGAAATTTGCCCATATCCTCTCGCTACAGACTCCGGATGCAGAAAAACGGGAAGCCGCGGACTTTGTCATCGATACAGGCGTATCGCTGAGAGAGACCGAGGCAGCAGTCGCCGAATTGATCGCAAAGCTTGGTGCTGCGTAA
- the dnaQ gene encoding DNA polymerase III subunit epsilon translates to MREIVFDTETTGLDPKSGDRMVEIGCVEMVNRVATGATYHAYYNPERDMPSAAEAVHGLSISFLETKPLFASQADELLEFLGDAPLVAHNAGFDFGFLNSELELIGRKPIEMSRMVDTVAIARKRHPGAKVSLDALCSRYGVDRSHRVKHGALLDAELLAQVYVELMGGRQIGLELAADLQSDGEAEGGRSRPTAPNGPRREPRPHAASAAEIARHKEFLERIENPVWSS, encoded by the coding sequence ATGCGGGAAATCGTTTTTGACACTGAGACCACCGGCCTGGACCCCAAGTCTGGAGATCGGATGGTTGAAATTGGATGTGTCGAAATGGTCAATCGGGTTGCGACCGGTGCGACTTATCACGCTTACTACAATCCTGAACGCGACATGCCCTCTGCTGCAGAGGCAGTACATGGGCTTTCAATTTCATTCCTTGAGACAAAGCCGCTGTTTGCGTCGCAGGCTGACGAGCTTTTGGAATTTCTGGGAGACGCGCCGCTGGTCGCCCATAACGCCGGCTTTGACTTCGGATTTCTCAACAGTGAACTCGAGTTGATTGGACGCAAGCCGATCGAGATGAGCCGCATGGTTGATACCGTGGCGATAGCTCGGAAACGGCATCCGGGAGCGAAGGTTTCGCTCGATGCCCTGTGTTCTCGCTACGGTGTGGATCGCAGCCACCGCGTAAAGCACGGCGCGCTTCTCGACGCCGAATTGCTTGCACAGGTTTATGTCGAGCTGATGGGTGGGCGGCAGATCGGGTTGGAGCTGGCAGCCGATCTTCAAAGTGATGGTGAGGCCGAGGGTGGCCGATCACGTCCGACAGCGCCGAATGGCCCACGACGTGAACCACGCCCCCACGCGGCCAGCGCAGCGGAGATTGCGCGCCACAAGGAATTCCTCGAACGGATCGAGAATCCGGTCTGGTCGAGTTAA
- the aroE gene encoding shikimate dehydrogenase produces MSIPYAQVIGDPIAQSKSPAIHNFWLTKLGCEPSYRAEHVVRGALSDYIATHRDETGWRGCNITMPHKQAVVALIDHMDPVAKKIGAVNTLVREDHKLIGYNTDASGFLEPLKSELAKDHYFRMARVLGTGGAARAIITALAEHGFTLVLAGRDPDKARAILDELAPVGEHHAVHLDHFAETTNFAFDDREGCFDLVVNASPLGMRGQPYLKFDWSHAPPGAIAYDIVTDPLETVFLKNARAAGHRTIDGLNMLIGQAAVAFEKFFGLPAPREHDADLRELLTK; encoded by the coding sequence ATGAGCATCCCCTATGCACAAGTGATCGGAGATCCGATTGCTCAATCAAAATCGCCCGCGATCCACAATTTCTGGCTGACGAAGTTGGGGTGTGAACCCAGCTATCGCGCGGAGCATGTGGTGCGTGGCGCGCTGTCCGATTACATTGCGACCCACCGCGATGAGACCGGCTGGCGCGGCTGCAATATCACCATGCCGCACAAGCAAGCCGTTGTTGCACTGATCGACCACATGGATCCGGTGGCAAAGAAAATCGGCGCCGTAAACACGTTGGTACGCGAAGATCACAAGTTGATTGGGTACAACACGGACGCATCCGGATTTCTTGAGCCGCTGAAGAGTGAGCTCGCCAAGGATCATTATTTCCGCATGGCGCGTGTGTTGGGGACTGGCGGCGCGGCGCGTGCGATCATCACGGCGCTAGCGGAGCATGGTTTCACGTTGGTACTGGCCGGACGCGATCCCGATAAAGCGCGCGCGATCCTTGATGAGCTTGCACCTGTCGGTGAACATCATGCCGTGCATCTTGATCACTTTGCGGAAACGACCAATTTTGCTTTTGACGACCGCGAGGGTTGCTTCGATCTCGTGGTCAACGCCTCCCCGTTGGGCATGCGCGGCCAGCCGTACCTCAAGTTTGACTGGAGCCATGCACCACCAGGCGCCATTGCCTATGATATTGTCACCGATCCGCTGGAGACCGTGTTCCTCAAGAATGCGCGCGCCGCCGGTCACCGCACCATTGACGGGCTCAACATGTTGATTGGTCAGGCAGCAGTCGCGTTCGAAAAATTCTTCGGATTGCCCGCCCCGCGTGAACACGATGCCGACCTGCGGGAGCTGCTGACCAAATGA
- the hpf gene encoding ribosome hibernation-promoting factor, HPF/YfiA family, with product MDIRVSGHQIETGDALREHVDNRLGGIVDKYFDRAISSHVTFGKAPAGMFACDIVTHVMQGLILKAHADAADAHQALDAAAEKIDKQLRRYKRRLKDRHEQADHARAEEDAAYVVEEAGYTIFASDEGEDEVSSDAPPIIAETSVDIPEASVADAVMMLDLRHTNALFFKNAGTGRHNMVYRRSDGSIGWVEPRGG from the coding sequence ATGGATATTCGCGTGTCAGGCCATCAGATCGAAACCGGTGATGCATTGCGAGAGCATGTGGATAATCGATTGGGCGGCATCGTCGACAAATATTTTGACCGCGCGATTTCGTCGCATGTCACTTTTGGAAAGGCACCCGCAGGCATGTTCGCTTGCGATATAGTCACCCACGTCATGCAGGGATTGATCCTAAAGGCGCATGCCGACGCTGCTGACGCGCATCAGGCGCTCGATGCGGCGGCTGAGAAGATCGACAAACAATTGCGGCGCTATAAGCGGCGGCTCAAGGACAGGCACGAGCAAGCCGATCATGCGCGCGCCGAAGAAGATGCGGCTTATGTAGTCGAAGAAGCGGGATATACGATTTTCGCCAGCGACGAAGGCGAAGACGAAGTTTCGAGCGATGCTCCACCGATCATTGCTGAGACTAGCGTGGATATTCCTGAAGCAAGTGTCGCGGATGCTGTCATGATGCTCGACCTGCGGCACACGAATGCGCTTTTCTTCAAAAATGCTGGAACTGGGCGGCATAATATGGTTTATCGCCGCTCCGATGGCTCGATCGGTTGGGTTGAGCCGCGTGGGGGCTAG
- a CDS encoding cell wall hydrolase — protein MTRRSHGLGAATTVVALGLTFASAEMSGAAAQVAEPEAVVAQAATADAKTASEPVFVSQEVVQPVADDSNAGDAQPGDASNLRELVSQTDTDFALSEQMRCLAGAVYFESRGEPLAGQLAVAQVVINRAESSRFPSSYCGVVYQRAQFSFVRGGAMPLINKGSAAWDRAKAIARIAHEGLWESEAADSLYFHAKYVNPSWNRKMIARATINQHIFYR, from the coding sequence ATGACTCGCAGGAGCCATGGGCTCGGGGCTGCCACAACTGTGGTTGCGCTGGGGCTTACATTTGCAAGCGCTGAGATGTCCGGCGCGGCTGCCCAGGTTGCAGAACCTGAAGCAGTAGTAGCGCAAGCCGCTACGGCTGATGCCAAGACGGCATCAGAGCCTGTATTCGTATCGCAGGAAGTGGTGCAGCCGGTTGCTGACGACAGCAACGCGGGCGACGCCCAGCCAGGCGATGCCTCAAATTTGCGCGAGTTGGTCTCGCAGACCGACACTGATTTTGCACTGTCCGAGCAGATGCGCTGCCTTGCCGGTGCGGTGTACTTTGAATCTCGCGGTGAACCGCTGGCCGGGCAACTGGCGGTGGCGCAGGTCGTGATCAACCGCGCTGAGAGTTCGCGCTTCCCTTCGAGCTATTGCGGCGTTGTTTATCAGCGCGCGCAATTCTCATTCGTGCGTGGCGGCGCAATGCCGCTCATCAACAAGGGATCGGCAGCTTGGGACCGGGCGAAGGCAATCGCGCGGATTGCACATGAAGGTTTGTGGGAATCCGAAGCAGCTGACTCGCTCTATTTCCACGCGAAATATGTGAATCCGAGCTGGAACCGCAAGATGATCGCGCGAGCAACGATCAACCAGCATATCTTTTATCGCTGA
- a CDS encoding PTS sugar transporter subunit IIA encodes MNVNFQLLPEAVATDCLASKELVLQRVGALFADCYNADASDVLDGLEEREKLGSTGFGNGVAIPHARSPLVNRPVAVLLRLESPVDFAAADGMPVDLIFGLLSPDDAGAGHLHALAAISRLARDDNMRDALIEAPDTEAMYALLSSRLERDAA; translated from the coding sequence ATGAATGTGAATTTTCAATTGCTTCCAGAAGCGGTCGCAACCGACTGTCTGGCGTCCAAGGAGCTAGTGCTTCAACGCGTTGGTGCGCTGTTTGCGGATTGTTACAATGCGGACGCGTCGGATGTACTCGATGGATTAGAGGAGCGCGAGAAGCTCGGCTCCACCGGATTCGGTAATGGAGTCGCCATTCCCCACGCGCGTTCGCCATTGGTCAATCGGCCGGTCGCGGTCCTGCTTCGACTGGAAAGCCCGGTCGATTTCGCTGCGGCGGACGGCATGCCGGTTGACCTGATTTTCGGGTTGCTTTCGCCTGACGATGCTGGCGCTGGCCACTTGCACGCTCTAGCGGCAATTTCGCGGCTGGCGCGCGACGACAATATGCGTGATGCATTGATCGAGGCGCCCGACACCGAGGCGATGTATGCATTGCTTTCAAGCCGTCTGGAACGCGATGCCGCGTGA
- a CDS encoding PaaI family thioesterase produces the protein MPREAGSIASASSQGAELHHRALERLYASAPINEKFNSRLEITGDGRSRIIFQVEESVFHAAGAAHGTIYFKMLDDAAFYAANTRATDRFLLTTSFNLHFTKPVRAGEVVAEGMWISGKRRVFVAESRLVDAEGDEIGRGTGTFMRSHIALSSLPGYSSPAE, from the coding sequence ATGCCGCGTGAAGCCGGCAGCATAGCAAGTGCCTCGAGCCAGGGTGCTGAGCTGCACCATCGCGCGTTGGAACGTCTCTACGCTTCAGCTCCGATCAATGAGAAATTCAACTCAAGGCTTGAAATCACCGGAGACGGCCGTTCGCGGATCATCTTCCAAGTCGAGGAAAGTGTTTTCCATGCGGCCGGCGCTGCCCACGGCACGATCTATTTTAAGATGCTCGATGATGCAGCTTTCTACGCTGCGAATACGCGTGCGACAGACCGATTTTTGCTGACTACGTCATTCAACCTGCACTTCACCAAACCGGTGCGCGCCGGTGAAGTTGTAGCGGAGGGTATGTGGATCAGCGGCAAGAGGCGGGTGTTTGTTGCTGAATCTCGTCTGGTGGATGCAGAAGGCGATGAAATTGGCCGTGGCACTGGCACGTTCATGCGTTCGCATATCGCACTATCGAGCCTGCCAGGGTACTCGAGCCCAGCGGAGTAA